A window of the Bdellovibrio sp. ZAP7 genome harbors these coding sequences:
- the uvrB gene encoding excinuclease ABC subunit UvrB, with protein MAKAYKKNFQLVSEFKPSGDQPKAIEQMVENIAAGLKHQTLLGVTGSGKTFSMAHTIARLNQPALVLAPNKTLAAQLYAEFKELFPQNAVEYFVSYYDYYQPEAYIPSTDTYIEKDSAINEQIDRMRHSATRSLFDRRDVIIVSSVSCIYGLGSPEAYEGMMIQVVSNTEMKRDHLLRELIRVQYQRNNVDFTRGTVRVRGDNVEIFPPYEEDRAIRVEFFGDFIERLSWIDPLTGQVLEEIDQIGIYPGSHYATGDDNLKRAIKTIQDELRDRLQYLNQNMKFLEAQRLEQRTYYDIEMMEQMGFCQGIENYSRHLTGRGEGEPPPTLLEYFPKDFITFIDESHVTVPQIGGMYRGDRARKSTLVEHGFRMPSALDNRPLNFQEFEKMMDKVVYVSATPGNYELQKSEGIIVEQIIRPTGLIDPVVEVRPVKHQVDDLLKEIRERIKLKERVLITTLTKRSAEDLTEYYENLGIKIKYLHSDIDTIERSEILRDLRLGVFDVLVGINLLREGLDIPEVSLVGITDADKEGFLRSERSLIQTIGRAARNLNGRVILYGDVITDSMKKAIGETERRRRIQQEHNEAHGITPQSIRKKIRDGLGETFDGSVGGQPLKGENRQEAIVNKYSHAPDKLTQEIDKLRDKMRKLSKNLDFEEAAKVRDEIKRLQIVELGIRSGEVEGDSAKVNKDGLE; from the coding sequence ATGGCCAAAGCTTATAAAAAGAACTTTCAACTGGTGTCCGAATTCAAACCTTCTGGTGATCAGCCCAAAGCGATCGAGCAGATGGTGGAAAATATTGCTGCAGGTTTAAAACACCAAACTCTGTTAGGTGTGACCGGCTCGGGGAAAACATTCAGTATGGCACATACCATTGCCCGACTGAATCAACCTGCATTGGTATTGGCTCCCAATAAAACATTGGCGGCTCAGCTGTATGCAGAGTTTAAGGAGCTGTTCCCCCAAAATGCGGTGGAATACTTCGTCAGTTACTACGACTACTACCAGCCGGAAGCCTATATTCCGTCGACCGACACCTATATCGAAAAAGACTCTGCGATTAACGAGCAAATTGATCGCATGCGCCACTCGGCGACGCGTTCTTTGTTTGATCGTCGCGACGTGATCATCGTCAGTTCCGTATCCTGTATCTATGGTTTGGGATCTCCCGAAGCCTACGAAGGTATGATGATTCAGGTGGTTTCGAACACGGAAATGAAGCGCGATCATCTTTTACGTGAACTAATCCGTGTACAATATCAGCGCAATAACGTCGACTTCACTCGCGGAACAGTGCGTGTGCGTGGCGATAATGTCGAAATTTTCCCACCCTACGAGGAAGACCGTGCGATCCGCGTGGAATTCTTTGGCGACTTTATCGAAAGACTTTCTTGGATTGATCCTTTGACAGGACAAGTTCTGGAAGAGATCGATCAAATTGGCATCTATCCCGGAAGTCACTATGCGACCGGTGATGACAATCTAAAACGCGCCATCAAGACTATTCAAGATGAGTTGCGCGATCGCTTGCAGTACTTAAATCAAAATATGAAATTCCTGGAGGCTCAGCGCCTCGAACAAAGAACCTATTACGACATCGAGATGATGGAACAAATGGGTTTCTGTCAGGGGATTGAAAACTACTCCCGGCACTTAACGGGCCGTGGAGAGGGCGAGCCGCCTCCAACTTTGCTGGAATATTTCCCCAAAGACTTCATCACCTTTATCGATGAATCCCACGTCACCGTGCCACAAATCGGCGGTATGTATCGTGGAGACCGCGCACGTAAGTCCACGCTGGTAGAGCACGGTTTCCGTATGCCTTCAGCTTTGGATAACAGACCTTTGAATTTCCAAGAGTTTGAAAAGATGATGGATAAAGTCGTCTATGTGTCTGCGACACCGGGAAATTATGAATTGCAAAAATCCGAAGGGATCATCGTTGAGCAGATCATTCGTCCGACCGGATTGATTGATCCTGTGGTGGAAGTGCGCCCGGTAAAACATCAAGTCGATGATTTGCTGAAAGAAATCCGTGAGCGCATCAAACTCAAAGAACGTGTGCTGATCACCACGCTGACGAAACGGTCTGCCGAAGATTTGACCGAGTACTATGAAAACTTGGGAATCAAGATCAAGTACTTGCACAGTGACATCGATACGATCGAGCGTTCTGAAATCCTGCGCGATTTGCGTCTGGGGGTTTTCGACGTTCTGGTCGGAATCAATCTTTTAAGAGAAGGATTGGATATTCCAGAGGTGAGTCTGGTCGGTATCACCGATGCCGACAAAGAGGGCTTCCTTCGTTCCGAGCGATCGTTGATTCAAACAATTGGTCGCGCGGCCCGTAACTTGAATGGGCGCGTGATTTTGTATGGTGACGTGATTACCGACAGTATGAAAAAAGCGATCGGGGAAACCGAGCGTCGTCGTCGCATTCAACAGGAACACAACGAAGCGCACGGGATTACGCCACAATCCATTCGCAAAAAAATCCGTGACGGTTTGGGCGAAACATTTGATGGATCTGTGGGCGGACAACCGCTGAAGGGCGAGAATCGCCAGGAAGCGATTGTGAATAAGTACTCCCACGCTCCAGACAAGCTGACCCAGGAAATCGATAAGCTTCGAGATAAAATGCGCAAGCTTTCTAAAAATCTTGATTTCGAAGAAGCTGCGAAAGTGCGGGATGAAATCAAACGTTTGCAGATCGTTGAGCTGGGGATTCGCAGTGGTGAAGTTGAGGGCGATAGTGCCAAGGTGAATAAAGATGGCCTCGAGTAA
- a CDS encoding MFS transporter — MNDSSMWSPLKISVYRNFWICAFLSNLGTWIQDVAASWVMTHLSTSPLIVSLLSFTSNLPVVFLSIAAGYFADQGHRRRILLASESMMFISAAILAYLVWQEKITEGTLLLLSLVMGVGFALSNPPFQSVLTDLVPSERQAQAVLVYYIGINITRVLGPTLGGVILGGVGPAAAFCLNSLSFLGLILFFWKWPVKEAAPQHEEKKEIKFTQKEFEFLFSFHNMKLWAEIFIVTFFASSLWALYPTRGRLELGLNSWQYGSLLGFLGLGACFATIYSNKIMLPERTGQSLAGAYFVYAVGLFFIGVAPSYIFMCQGMFFAGIGWLILATLMNMSSRQLTGKSHLKATMLGVFLAVFYAGMAMGSVSWGAMARMGSTTMALITSSAGLTVIALYKFLNSKVVKSL; from the coding sequence ATGAATGATTCATCTATGTGGTCACCGCTCAAAATTTCAGTTTACCGTAACTTTTGGATCTGTGCTTTTTTGTCAAACCTGGGAACGTGGATTCAGGATGTGGCAGCAAGCTGGGTGATGACGCATCTTTCAACCTCTCCGTTGATCGTTTCTTTGCTTTCATTCACCAGTAATTTACCCGTGGTATTTTTAAGTATTGCTGCGGGATATTTTGCGGATCAAGGACACCGTCGTCGCATCTTGCTGGCTTCGGAAAGCATGATGTTTATCTCCGCAGCCATTTTGGCGTATTTGGTTTGGCAGGAAAAAATCACTGAAGGGACTTTGCTTTTACTATCCTTGGTGATGGGAGTGGGCTTTGCATTGTCTAACCCACCCTTTCAAAGTGTGCTGACAGATCTGGTGCCCAGTGAGCGTCAAGCTCAGGCTGTGTTGGTTTATTATATTGGCATCAACATCACGCGCGTTTTGGGTCCCACCTTGGGCGGTGTGATCCTTGGGGGAGTCGGGCCTGCTGCCGCTTTTTGCTTAAACAGTCTTTCATTCCTGGGGCTGATTTTATTTTTCTGGAAATGGCCGGTGAAAGAAGCGGCTCCTCAGCACGAAGAAAAAAAGGAAATCAAATTCACACAAAAAGAATTCGAATTTCTGTTTTCCTTCCACAATATGAAATTGTGGGCGGAGATTTTCATTGTCACTTTCTTTGCTTCCAGCTTGTGGGCTCTTTATCCAACGCGCGGTCGTTTGGAGTTGGGTTTGAATAGCTGGCAATATGGTTCACTGCTTGGATTTCTTGGTTTAGGTGCATGCTTTGCGACGATTTATTCTAACAAAATCATGCTGCCAGAAAGAACCGGCCAGTCCTTGGCGGGTGCTTACTTTGTCTATGCCGTGGGATTATTTTTTATTGGCGTGGCGCCCAGCTATATTTTTATGTGTCAGGGGATGTTCTTTGCGGGGATTGGTTGGTTGATCCTGGCGACGTTGATGAACATGAGTTCCCGCCAGCTTACAGGAAAGTCGCATCTAAAAGCGACGATGCTCGGTGTTTTCTTAGCGGTGTTCTATGCTGGGATGGCCATGGGTTCTGTCAGCTGGGGTGCCATGGCACGCATGGGATCAACAACTATGGCCTTGATCACGTCATCTGCCGGGTTAACGGTTATTGCTCTTTATAAATTTCTGAATTCCAAAGTCGTAAAATCTTTGTAA
- a CDS encoding glycosyltransferase family 39 protein, whose product MEFARTRLFWFSLFMGILCLNWFQLLTPKMQNIQIVRPNLETDANSPIPLVIKDHNPAEGGLFWVQFNTRASLLPSWMNLKQLRLRTLSCINSMSTNGQDWTLPASPELRCNNERGLPIYSHLDVMGKATSWNLTGDSFGGSFGFYLDKDWSAPQLLGGLIVLCLALCGMLYAKLPLSSDRWKTPVIAIFLVGFLLRFWTTQVAMPPEMFLFSDMAGYFQRGIQMLRGSFNLGQTFQPIGYTIYGLALRLLGDWELHKWVSILVSMGTVLLGYLLVLKYFGKTAALFTLLFLSLDVPQIGFTARYMAESPYSFLIMLTLWGISRALESAKFRDYFLVGVLLMVSFYFKGNHAFFIPAFSLWLLYRERAQMRLAFRKVAMMALGCLIVMAPHLAFTKWAYSQWQWGPTAGALNFVEGKCPSKNNSDSAGAGWMSPLFVTLKETAAKKWDRPFTDQAYFWKAGANCIKENPWVMVESLRYINYLFYGNSTWPVAGSDIDFLYKIWAPILEWILLPLALIGAWTFSRRRNSFAQNLDPRLGSRNQHLRNSSPHQNISISDDEQSSAERSNSFNEVCALLISTIFFTVYIFKSENRFRVPFDGILLMWSSLGVIYCGSFVRATLRLVVPHKKPLSETTTAG is encoded by the coding sequence ATGGAATTTGCACGAACACGCCTGTTTTGGTTCAGTTTATTTATGGGGATCCTTTGCCTGAATTGGTTTCAATTGCTGACACCAAAAATGCAAAACATCCAAATCGTGCGTCCGAATCTAGAGACTGACGCAAACTCACCCATTCCCTTAGTCATCAAAGATCACAATCCGGCCGAGGGAGGACTTTTTTGGGTGCAGTTCAATACTCGCGCCTCGCTTTTGCCATCGTGGATGAATTTAAAACAGCTTCGCTTGCGAACTTTGAGTTGTATTAACTCCATGAGTACCAATGGACAGGATTGGACTTTGCCTGCTTCTCCGGAACTTCGTTGCAATAACGAACGAGGCCTTCCGATTTATTCTCACTTGGATGTGATGGGGAAAGCCACTTCTTGGAATCTTACTGGAGATTCCTTTGGTGGGAGTTTTGGTTTTTACCTGGACAAAGATTGGAGCGCCCCCCAGTTGCTCGGCGGATTGATCGTCTTGTGTTTGGCTTTGTGCGGAATGCTGTATGCGAAACTGCCTTTGTCTTCTGATCGCTGGAAAACTCCCGTTATCGCGATTTTCCTGGTGGGATTTCTTTTGCGCTTTTGGACCACGCAAGTGGCGATGCCTCCGGAAATGTTTTTGTTTTCTGATATGGCGGGATACTTTCAGCGCGGCATTCAGATGCTTCGGGGATCTTTCAATTTAGGTCAGACATTTCAACCGATCGGTTACACGATTTACGGTCTGGCTTTGCGCCTGCTTGGTGATTGGGAACTCCATAAGTGGGTGAGTATTTTGGTATCGATGGGCACGGTCTTGCTGGGATATCTTTTAGTCTTGAAATATTTTGGAAAAACGGCGGCTTTGTTCACGCTTTTGTTTTTGTCGTTGGATGTTCCGCAAATTGGCTTCACGGCCCGCTATATGGCGGAATCTCCTTACAGCTTTTTGATCATGCTGACGTTGTGGGGAATCTCCCGGGCTTTGGAATCTGCTAAGTTTCGCGACTATTTCTTGGTCGGCGTTTTACTGATGGTATCGTTTTATTTTAAGGGCAATCACGCGTTCTTTATACCCGCATTCAGCTTGTGGCTTTTGTATCGCGAGCGCGCGCAGATGCGTTTGGCTTTCCGCAAAGTCGCTATGATGGCCCTGGGTTGCTTGATTGTGATGGCTCCCCACTTGGCCTTTACAAAATGGGCCTATAGCCAGTGGCAATGGGGTCCAACAGCGGGAGCTTTAAATTTCGTCGAAGGAAAATGTCCCTCCAAAAACAATTCCGATTCCGCAGGCGCAGGCTGGATGTCTCCGCTGTTTGTAACCTTAAAAGAAACTGCCGCGAAAAAATGGGACCGTCCCTTCACCGACCAAGCTTACTTCTGGAAGGCTGGCGCAAATTGCATAAAAGAAAACCCGTGGGTCATGGTGGAAAGCCTTCGCTATATAAATTACCTATTTTATGGAAACAGCACCTGGCCCGTCGCGGGCTCCGACATCGACTTCCTATACAAAATCTGGGCACCGATTCTCGAATGGATTCTGCTACCATTGGCATTGATAGGCGCATGGACCTTCAGCCGCCGACGCAATTCTTTTGCACAGAATTTGGATCCCCGCCTTGGCTCAAGAAACCAGCATCTGAGAAATTCGAGCCCACATCAAAACATTTCAATCTCCGACGACGAGCAATCTTCAGCTGAAAGAAGTAATTCCTTCAATGAAGTCTGTGCACTATTAATCTCAACGATTTTCTTTACCGTTTATATTTTCAAATCCGAGAATCGTTTCCGAGTTCCATTCGATGGAATCCTCCTAATGTGGAGCAGTCTCGGAGTGATTTATTGCGGAAGCTTCGTGCGAGCAACATTGCGGCTCGTAGTTCCACACAAAAAACCACTTTCAGAAACCACCACGGCGGGATAA
- the murJ gene encoding murein biosynthesis integral membrane protein MurJ, with amino-acid sequence MKNHAFLVGIAIFFSRIAGLVRERVFAHFFGNSAAGDAFKAALKIPNFLQNLFGEGVLSASFIPVYAQLLAKKHDEEAAKVASVIGSLMFLLTSLLVISGVFATPFLIDLIAPGFTGEKRELTIQIVQILFPGTGFLVMSAWCLGILNSHKKFFLSYIAPVIWNLTIIATLVIWGSKQMQFELAITVAWGLVAGSFLQFFVQLPSALRLGKKIKPSLNLKISSVTTVMRNFVPVVVSRGVVQVSAYIDSMLASLLPTGAVSSLAYAQTLYLLPVSLFGMSVSAAELPSMSQAVGSDEEIRTYLKGRLNRGLQQIAFFVIPSVVAFLLMGDLIVGAVFQTGQFDASSTQTVWMVLIGSTVGLLASTLGRLYSSTFYSLKDTRTPLKYAVIRVISTTGLGILFAFYLPGWLHLDAQWGTPGLTASAGIAGWIEFYYLRRALNRKIGETGLPLKFQAKVWSIAAVSAAMGAVVARFVLSQDLHVIIRALVAVVIYGVLYFGLGYMFKIEQAQGFLEKVLRRLKR; translated from the coding sequence ATGAAGAATCATGCCTTTTTAGTGGGAATTGCCATTTTCTTTAGTCGTATCGCGGGACTTGTGCGCGAGCGTGTGTTTGCCCACTTCTTTGGTAACTCAGCTGCCGGGGATGCTTTCAAGGCCGCGCTTAAAATTCCAAACTTCCTACAGAATCTTTTCGGCGAGGGCGTTCTCTCGGCGAGTTTCATTCCCGTTTATGCTCAACTTTTAGCAAAAAAGCATGACGAAGAGGCCGCCAAAGTCGCTTCTGTTATTGGCAGCTTGATGTTCCTTCTGACTTCGTTGTTGGTGATCAGCGGGGTTTTTGCCACACCCTTTCTGATTGATTTGATTGCGCCCGGTTTCACGGGTGAAAAACGCGAACTGACAATTCAAATCGTGCAGATCCTGTTCCCCGGGACAGGCTTTCTGGTCATGTCTGCTTGGTGTTTGGGGATTTTGAATTCTCATAAAAAGTTTTTCTTGTCTTACATTGCGCCCGTCATTTGGAATTTGACGATCATCGCGACCTTGGTGATCTGGGGTTCCAAGCAGATGCAATTTGAATTGGCCATCACGGTGGCCTGGGGGTTGGTTGCCGGCAGCTTCTTGCAATTTTTCGTGCAATTGCCATCAGCGCTTCGCCTGGGCAAAAAAATCAAACCTTCGCTTAATCTGAAAATTTCCAGTGTCACGACGGTCATGAGAAATTTTGTTCCCGTCGTCGTTTCTCGTGGTGTTGTGCAAGTCAGTGCCTATATCGACAGTATGCTGGCCAGTCTGTTACCGACGGGTGCGGTTTCCTCCTTGGCGTATGCACAAACGTTGTACCTGTTGCCGGTAAGTTTATTCGGAATGAGTGTTTCTGCAGCGGAACTTCCCAGTATGTCCCAGGCGGTGGGCAGCGACGAAGAGATTCGGACTTACCTTAAAGGTCGTTTGAATCGCGGCTTGCAGCAGATTGCTTTCTTTGTCATTCCAAGCGTCGTGGCCTTTTTGCTTATGGGCGATCTGATCGTAGGTGCCGTTTTTCAAACGGGGCAATTTGATGCCAGCAGCACGCAGACAGTATGGATGGTGTTGATCGGTTCAACGGTAGGTCTGCTGGCCTCCACCTTGGGTCGGTTGTATTCCTCGACATTTTATTCTTTAAAAGACACGCGCACGCCCTTGAAGTATGCGGTGATTCGTGTGATTTCAACCACAGGTCTAGGTATACTGTTCGCATTTTACCTTCCTGGTTGGTTGCATCTTGATGCCCAGTGGGGGACGCCAGGTTTGACGGCGTCGGCGGGAATCGCCGGTTGGATTGAGTTCTATTACCTGCGCCGTGCTTTAAATCGTAAGATTGGCGAGACGGGGTTGCCCCTTAAATTCCAAGCCAAGGTTTGGTCTATCGCTGCAGTCAGTGCCGCGATGGGTGCCGTTGTCGCTCGCTTTGTATTGTCTCAGGATCTGCATGTCATCATCAGAGCATTGGTTGCCGTGGTCATCTATGGCGTCCTTTACTTTGGATTGGGATATATGTTCAAGATTGAGCAAGCACAAGGTTTCTTGGAAAAAGTCTTGCGCCGCTTGAAACGCTAG
- a CDS encoding penicillin acylase family protein, with protein MRKLKISLLILAVIVAVAGIGTYAFMRRSLAPLDGEISLTNMQSPAKIQRDSFGIPHIFAQNKTDAFRALGYVMASERLFQMEMARRQTQGLLSEVIGEKTIKSDMLYRSLALKQTSEKMLEKKRQDGTLDPEMWALMEAYSDGINQYVATRPVPYDLAILGIKPKPFSPIDSYVMTGQIAYSFGIALRVDPTMTSLSQKFSPELFNELRNDQLKTPYKTAGNIDLTPLYSVADHSFATVFDSSNSWLLAPKRSASGKSIFANDPHIAYSHPSVWFEAHIHTPDFEIYGHYLPLVPFAILGHTPHHAWGFTMSQTDDMDLYTEKIDRTKKTLIFNGKEQPYSVRKETILVKKQAPIDLEIIETPHGPLMNNVIDADLSMKWAYHKVENDPLYALYIMGKAKDMKTFENSLKPGTAPGLNVMYADAENIAWWMFGDVEVKNNPNSDLILDGASGKDEYKRLLSWQEKPHTVNPESGVIVTANTRPAAVDSEIRGDWQSADRQNTILTELSHKEKWNSEEMRALQVKNYNMANAILLQKMLGYLKLTGEEQTKYRPWLNRLKNWNYISNPDSQEASLYYEWVNQSLLLMLAPLDELRATYLSTPHAWMFFERVVKNENSPWWTIVKPSEVFTDGWRATFSKWAQPPPWGKLHSIEYIHPLGRDKPLSYIFNLGPYPMGGAYNEITNNKARSLGGDFNVTAGASTRRVVDMADVAHSWGINPIGISGHMLSPFYQDQVELFLQGKHRPQLMNPDEIEKNKSHELILK; from the coding sequence ATGAGAAAACTCAAAATCTCCCTGTTGATTCTTGCAGTAATAGTCGCAGTCGCCGGTATTGGAACTTATGCCTTCATGCGACGTTCCTTGGCGCCTCTTGATGGTGAAATTTCGCTCACAAACATGCAATCTCCCGCCAAAATCCAACGTGACTCCTTTGGCATCCCTCATATCTTTGCTCAAAACAAAACTGATGCTTTTAGAGCCCTGGGATACGTCATGGCCAGCGAACGACTTTTCCAAATGGAAATGGCTCGCCGCCAAACTCAAGGATTACTTTCAGAAGTGATCGGCGAAAAAACCATCAAATCCGATATGCTATATCGCAGTCTTGCCCTGAAACAGACCTCAGAAAAAATGCTGGAGAAAAAGCGTCAAGACGGAACCCTTGATCCCGAGATGTGGGCCTTGATGGAAGCTTACAGCGACGGCATCAATCAATACGTCGCAACTCGTCCCGTTCCATATGATCTGGCAATCCTGGGAATCAAACCAAAGCCTTTCTCCCCGATTGATTCTTACGTGATGACAGGACAGATTGCTTACAGTTTCGGAATTGCTTTGCGAGTGGATCCGACGATGACTTCTTTGTCTCAGAAGTTTTCTCCTGAACTTTTTAACGAACTTCGTAACGACCAGCTGAAGACGCCTTATAAAACAGCTGGCAACATCGATTTAACTCCCCTGTACTCTGTGGCGGATCATTCTTTTGCGACGGTTTTTGATAGTAGCAACTCGTGGCTTTTAGCACCTAAACGCTCTGCCAGCGGCAAAAGTATTTTTGCCAACGACCCGCACATTGCTTATTCGCATCCTTCCGTGTGGTTCGAAGCTCACATTCACACTCCGGACTTTGAAATTTACGGGCATTATCTGCCGCTGGTTCCTTTTGCGATCTTGGGGCACACGCCTCATCATGCTTGGGGCTTTACGATGTCACAAACTGACGACATGGATCTTTATACTGAAAAGATTGATCGCACGAAAAAAACTTTAATATTTAATGGCAAGGAGCAGCCTTACAGCGTTCGAAAAGAAACGATACTAGTGAAAAAGCAGGCACCTATTGATCTTGAGATTATTGAAACTCCCCATGGTCCCTTGATGAATAATGTGATCGATGCCGATCTGTCTATGAAGTGGGCTTATCACAAAGTCGAAAATGATCCTTTGTATGCACTTTACATCATGGGCAAGGCAAAGGACATGAAGACCTTTGAAAACTCGTTGAAACCGGGAACTGCTCCGGGATTGAATGTGATGTACGCTGACGCGGAAAATATCGCATGGTGGATGTTTGGTGACGTGGAGGTTAAAAACAATCCCAATTCAGATTTGATTTTAGATGGTGCGAGCGGCAAAGACGAATACAAACGCCTGTTGTCATGGCAGGAAAAACCTCACACGGTTAATCCTGAATCTGGAGTGATTGTGACAGCGAATACTCGCCCAGCTGCAGTGGATTCAGAAATTCGTGGCGACTGGCAAAGTGCGGATCGCCAGAACACTATCCTGACGGAACTCAGTCATAAAGAAAAATGGAACAGCGAAGAGATGCGCGCCCTGCAAGTGAAAAACTACAACATGGCGAACGCCATCTTGCTGCAAAAAATGCTGGGTTATTTGAAACTTACCGGCGAAGAGCAAACCAAATATCGACCCTGGTTAAATCGCCTGAAGAATTGGAATTACATTTCTAATCCTGACTCCCAGGAAGCAAGCCTTTACTATGAATGGGTTAATCAAAGTCTTTTGCTGATGCTGGCACCGTTGGATGAGTTGCGCGCGACGTATCTTTCAACTCCCCACGCGTGGATGTTTTTTGAGCGTGTTGTGAAAAATGAAAACTCGCCGTGGTGGACGATCGTGAAACCTTCCGAGGTCTTTACGGATGGATGGCGTGCGACTTTTTCCAAATGGGCACAACCTCCACCATGGGGCAAGCTTCATTCGATTGAATACATTCATCCCCTGGGCCGCGACAAGCCTTTGAGTTACATTTTCAATCTAGGCCCTTATCCGATGGGTGGTGCTTACAATGAAATCACCAACAATAAAGCTCGCTCCTTGGGTGGAGATTTCAATGTGACTGCCGGTGCCTCCACTCGCCGAGTTGTTGATATGGCAGATGTTGCGCACAGCTGGGGAATCAATCCAATTGGTATCAGCGGGCACATGCTGTCGCCATTTTACCAAGATCAGGTGGAACTTTTCTTACAGGGAAAACATCGTCCTCAACTGATGAATCCTGACGAGATTGAAAAGAATAAATCCCACGAGTTGATTTTAAAATAA
- the uvrC gene encoding excinuclease ABC subunit UvrC translates to MASSKFEEIRDKVREFPTQSGVYLMKGPGDKIIYIGKAKSLRNRVRSYFTDSKDHSPKTRLLVSNILEVEYILTKTEVEAFLLEASLIKKHRPKYNIRLRDDKAYPYIRLSWSEKFPRLFVARKVKRDGSLYFGPYTSGLAVQGTIRFLNRTFKIRDCTDAMFNTRKRPCMTYQIGRCTAPCVEYISQEEYKGEVEGAKLFLKGQNKKVIKALKEKMMGAADEEKFEVAARLRDSIEAIKTILEKQSVINDTTEKDQDAVGYYGDERGCLIETVHVRAGRVIGTRPHFLPHFDPNDPVEDPREWMVDFLNQYYEDNFIPDDVLLPLDIGSDLNKLMEQVLESRSETKSTVRFATDERGRNLVEMANENAKAHFLKYVSKSEEKLRGLQEIKEKFNLPEMPRRIECYDISTFQGAETVASQVVFEEGVPAKDHYRRYKIRTVEGINDFASMYEVLSRRFKHTEYEDPQLIVIDGGKGQLSQAIKILTEIGRNDIPVVGLAKARTESDFQKAEVESTDERFFLPGRANPVIFKNNSEAQHILVGIRDEAHRFAITYHRKLREGTSLESELDYVVGLGEKRKKTLLTQFNSIDEIRMADPSEIAKLKSFNRVLAERIILQLNESEEVEVEAE, encoded by the coding sequence ATGGCCTCGAGTAAGTTCGAAGAAATACGCGATAAGGTGCGCGAATTCCCCACGCAAAGTGGCGTGTACCTGATGAAAGGACCTGGCGATAAGATTATCTATATCGGGAAAGCCAAGTCCTTGCGCAATCGCGTTCGAAGTTACTTTACGGACAGCAAAGATCACTCTCCAAAAACCAGACTTCTGGTTTCCAATATTCTGGAAGTCGAATACATTTTAACCAAAACCGAGGTTGAAGCATTTTTGCTGGAAGCCTCGCTGATTAAAAAGCATCGTCCCAAATACAATATCCGACTGCGTGACGATAAGGCCTATCCTTACATTCGCCTCAGTTGGTCCGAGAAATTTCCTCGTCTGTTTGTTGCTCGTAAAGTGAAGCGCGATGGCAGTCTTTATTTTGGGCCTTATACGTCGGGATTGGCTGTGCAGGGGACCATTCGTTTCTTGAACCGCACTTTTAAAATTCGTGATTGTACAGATGCTATGTTCAACACCCGCAAACGCCCTTGTATGACGTACCAGATTGGTCGTTGTACGGCTCCGTGCGTGGAATATATCTCTCAAGAAGAGTATAAAGGTGAAGTTGAAGGCGCGAAGCTATTCCTGAAAGGCCAGAACAAAAAGGTCATTAAAGCCTTAAAAGAAAAAATGATGGGTGCAGCCGACGAAGAAAAATTCGAAGTGGCCGCGCGCCTGCGTGATTCGATCGAAGCCATCAAAACGATTCTTGAAAAACAATCAGTCATCAATGATACCACTGAAAAAGATCAGGATGCCGTGGGCTATTACGGAGATGAACGTGGCTGCTTGATTGAAACAGTTCACGTGCGCGCAGGTCGTGTGATCGGAACACGTCCTCACTTCTTGCCGCATTTTGATCCGAATGATCCAGTGGAAGATCCGCGCGAGTGGATGGTGGACTTCCTGAATCAGTATTACGAAGACAACTTCATCCCGGATGACGTCTTATTGCCGTTGGATATTGGCAGTGACTTGAATAAGCTGATGGAGCAGGTTTTGGAATCGCGTTCTGAAACGAAATCCACAGTCCGTTTTGCTACGGATGAGCGCGGTCGAAATTTGGTGGAAATGGCCAATGAAAACGCCAAAGCTCATTTCTTAAAATATGTTTCAAAATCCGAAGAGAAACTCCGTGGTCTGCAGGAGATTAAAGAGAAATTCAATCTTCCGGAAATGCCTCGTCGTATCGAGTGTTATGATATTTCGACCTTCCAGGGTGCGGAGACTGTCGCCTCCCAAGTGGTTTTTGAAGAAGGTGTTCCTGCTAAGGATCACTATCGCCGCTATAAAATCAGAACAGTTGAAGGCATCAATGACTTTGCCTCCATGTACGAGGTTTTAAGTCGCAGATTTAAGCACACGGAATACGAAGACCCGCAGTTGATCGTTATCGACGGTGGTAAAGGGCAGTTGTCCCAAGCCATCAAGATTTTAACTGAAATCGGGCGAAATGACATTCCGGTAGTAGGTTTAGCCAAGGCTCGTACTGAAAGTGACTTCCAAAAGGCGGAAGTTGAGTCCACGGATGAACGTTTCTTTCTGCCGGGCCGTGCAAATCCGGTGATTTTCAAGAACAACTCCGAAGCTCAGCACATTTTAGTGGGCATTCGTGACGAGGCCCATCGTTTTGCCATCACTTATCACCGTAAGTTACGCGAAGGAACGTCTTTAGAGAGCGAATTGGATTACGTTGTGGGCTTAGGCGAAAAAAGAAAGAAAACTCTTTTGACTCAGTTTAACTCTATTGATGAAATCAGAATGGCCGATCCCAGTGAGATTGCGAAACTAAAAAGCTTTAACCGCGTTTTGGCTGAGCGAATTATTTTGCAATTGAATGAATCGGAAGAAGTAGAAGTCGAAGCAGAATAA